The region TCGGCGGCGCCGCGCTCGCCACGGGCTTTCCGACCATTGCGCGCGCCGCGCCGCGCCTCGAGCTGCGTCTGCTCGAGACCTCCGACCTGCATATGTTCGTGCTGGATTGGGATTATTATCACGCGCGGCCCGATCCGACGGTCGGGCTGAGCAAGATCGCCAGCCTCGTCGCGCAGGCGCGCGCGCAAGCGCCAAATGCATTGCTCTTCGACAATGGCGATCTTCTCCAGGGCAGCCCGCTCGGCGATTATGTCGCGCGCGACGGCGGGCTCGCGCCGGGCGCGCCGCATCCCGTGTTCCGCGCGATGAACCACATGCGCTATGACGCGGCGACGCTGGGCAATCACGAATTCAATTTCGGATTGGACTTTCTGGAGCGCGCGCTCGGGGGCGCCGCCTTTCCCTATGTCGGCGCCAATATAGAGCGCGCCGACGGCGAAGCCTTTCTGCCGCCGTTCCGCATTCTCACGCGGGAGCTGCTGGATGACCGCGGCGTCTCGCGGGAGCTGCGGATCGGCGTCATCGGCTTTGCGCCGCCGCAGATCATGATGTGGGACAAGTCGCATCTCGAAGGCCGTCTGCGCTGCGGCGACATGGTCGCTGCAGCGCGCCGATATTTGCCCATTCTGCGCGAGCGATGCGATGTGCTGGTCGCACTCTGCCATTCTGGGATCGACGCCCGCGCCGGGGCCGGGGCCGAGAACGCCTGTCTGCAGATCGCCGCCATTCCCGGCGTCGACGCGATCATGATGGGTCACGCCCATCGAGTCTTTCCCGGCCCCGATTACGCCGGCGTCGCGGGCGTCGACGCCGAGCGCGGAACACTCGCGGGAGTGCCGGCGGTGATGCCCGGCTTCTGGGGCAGCCATCTCGGCGTCATCGATCTCACGCTCGCGCGCGACGGCGACCGCTGGATCGTCGACACGTTCGAGACGCGAGCGCGGCCGATCTACAAGCGAGAGGCGGGCAAAGTCGTCGCGCTCGCTGACGCCGATCCCGCCATTGCGACGATCGTCGCGCCGGAGCATGAGGCGACGCGGCGTTGGGTCGACGAGCCGATCGGCGAGATCGCGACGCCGCTTTTCTCCTATTTCGTCTGGATCGGGATCGATCCTGTCGGCGCGCTCGTCAATGCGGCGCAGATCGCCTATGCGCGCCCGCTGCTCGAAGGAACGCCGCATGCGAAGCTGCCGCTGCTGTCGGCCGTCGCGCCATTTCGCGCGGGCTACACGCCCGACGCCTATATCGATCTCGAGCCCGGCGGCGTGGCGCTGCGCCATGTCGCCGATATCTACCCTTATCCCAACACGCTCGTCGCCGTGCGCGTGACCGGCGCGCAGCTGCGCGAATGGCTCGAATGCGCAGCGCGCGTGTTCCGGCGCATCGATCGCGACGCGGCGGAGCCGCAGCTGCTGATCGATCGGCGCACGCCGTCTTACAATTTCGACGTCATCGCCGGCCTCGAATACCGGATCGACGTCTCGGCGCCGGCGCGCTATGATTCGAGCGGCAATCTTTTGTCCGCCGACACGGCGCGCATCGTCGATTTGCGGCACGATGGCCGCGCGATCGATCCGGCGCAGGAGTTCGTCGTGGTGACGAACAACTACCGCGCCGACGGCGGCGGAAAATTTCCCGGCCTCGATGGACGAAATATCGTGCTGCGCGCGCCGGACTCCAATCGCGACGCCGTCGAGCGATTCCTGCGCCGGGGCGGCGCGATCCCCGATGCGAGGCCTTGGTCCTTCGCGCCGCTCGGCAGGCGCGTCACGGTCGCCTTCGACGCCGCGCCGGCGGCCGCCCGCCGCCTCGCCGAGGCGCCCGGTCTGCGCGCGACGGTGCGAGAGGAAGCCGGCTATTCGCGTTACGAATATGATCTCGCCTGAGGCGTCGACCGCTTCTGCGTGAATTGCAGGCCGGCCTCGTTCGGCGAGCGACGCTCATGCGGCGGCATTTCATCCGCGCAGATGCGTTCGCCTCGAAGACAGCCGACCATGCTGCGAAGCGCTCGTCCATCGGCGATCCATCGCTCATCGAGGACGAATCTCGCTGCGGCTCGGCCCATCATCGACTTCCTTATTGCGAGCCGGCTTTTTGCGATATATAAATCAAATATATAAAATGGAGGGCGTTCGATTGAGACCCGAGGCTGTTGAGAGTGTGGACGACAGACTCGGTCGTGCGAGCCCGTCGCTCGAATCCCCGCGACCGAGCGAGCGATTCCGCATCGGTCTGTCTGGCTGCGGCGGTGGGCTGGAGTCCGTCTCGACATCGCAATTGCTCGATCTCGTCGAGAAGGTCGAGGCGCTCGGCTTCGACGCGATGTGGATCAATGAGGAGCATTTCCAAGGCAGCATCATCGAGGTGGAAGGACGGCGTTGCCATTCTCCGATCGCGCTCGCCGCGGCGATGCTCGCGCGCACCAAAAGGCTACGCGTCGGCTTTTCGGTGCTGCTGCTCGCGCTGCATCATCCCATCCGCCTCGCCGAGGAAATCGCGACTCTCGACGTGCTCTCGGACGGTCGCGTGGATTTTGGAATTTCGCGCGGCGGCAACGGGCGCTATCTCGAGGCTTACGGCGTTCCGGCCGAGGATGTGAACACGCTGTTTCGCGACAATCTCGCGCTCATCCGGCGCGCCTGGAGCGACGAGAAGATCGCTTTCGGCGAAAATCTGCTCTCCATCGAGCCGAAGCCCACGCAGCGGCCGCATCCGCCGATCT is a window of Methylosinus sp. C49 DNA encoding:
- a CDS encoding LLM class flavin-dependent oxidoreductase; this encodes MDDRLGRASPSLESPRPSERFRIGLSGCGGGLESVSTSQLLDLVEKVEALGFDAMWINEEHFQGSIIEVEGRRCHSPIALAAAMLARTKRLRVGFSVLLLALHHPIRLAEEIATLDVLSDGRVDFGISRGGNGRYLEAYGVPAEDVNTLFRDNLALIRRAWSDEKIAFGENLLSIEPKPTQRPHPPIFMGTYTDETAAWAAHEGHSLILHGITSMANQRRLLNAYVVAGGDPGRAPFGRFVYVSETDARAREELWPTVEKLTTRLRGFGLFNRKGVVAEADLEPENFYRDMVIVGSPETCAQKILALNAELGVTYLNALSAFFGFLPLPLLEKSLALLAREARPLVDAGLQKSSGTKATTPLASASSSLSSGAP
- a CDS encoding bifunctional 2',3'-cyclic-nucleotide 2'-phosphodiesterase/3'-nucleotidase produces the protein MPITRRELLVGGAALATGFPTIARAAPRLELRLLETSDLHMFVLDWDYYHARPDPTVGLSKIASLVAQARAQAPNALLFDNGDLLQGSPLGDYVARDGGLAPGAPHPVFRAMNHMRYDAATLGNHEFNFGLDFLERALGGAAFPYVGANIERADGEAFLPPFRILTRELLDDRGVSRELRIGVIGFAPPQIMMWDKSHLEGRLRCGDMVAAARRYLPILRERCDVLVALCHSGIDARAGAGAENACLQIAAIPGVDAIMMGHAHRVFPGPDYAGVAGVDAERGTLAGVPAVMPGFWGSHLGVIDLTLARDGDRWIVDTFETRARPIYKREAGKVVALADADPAIATIVAPEHEATRRWVDEPIGEIATPLFSYFVWIGIDPVGALVNAAQIAYARPLLEGTPHAKLPLLSAVAPFRAGYTPDAYIDLEPGGVALRHVADIYPYPNTLVAVRVTGAQLREWLECAARVFRRIDRDAAEPQLLIDRRTPSYNFDVIAGLEYRIDVSAPARYDSSGNLLSADTARIVDLRHDGRAIDPAQEFVVVTNNYRADGGGKFPGLDGRNIVLRAPDSNRDAVERFLRRGGAIPDARPWSFAPLGRRVTVAFDAAPAAARRLAEAPGLRATVREEAGYSRYEYDLA